The region CACATCAACACCGAAGGATTCCAGCTCATCCACAACGTCAACAACCTTGGTGTTGCGCAGGTCGGGAACATTTTCCTTAAAGGTCAGGCCGAGAACACCGACCTTGGCACCCTTGACCTTGCTGTCGCCGTTGATCATCTGTTTGATGGTGGTATCGGCAATAAACTTGCCCACGGAGTCGTTGATCTTACGACCTGCAAGGATTACCTGCGGGTGGTGGCCGATCTCTTCCGCTTTGGTGGTCAGGTAATAGGGATCGACACCGATGCAGTGTCCGCCTACCAGACCGGGACGAAACGGCAGGAAATTCCACTTGGTTCCCGCTGCTTCCAGAACATCGAGAGTATCGATGTCCATCTTATCAAAAATCATGGAAAGTTCGTTCATAAGCGCGATGTTCAGGTCACGCTGGGTGTTTTCAATAACCTTGGCGGCCTCGGCAACCTTGATGCAGGACGCACGGTGGGTACCGGCGGTAATGATGGAAGAGTAGAGCTTATCCAGCAGTTCTGCAACTTCAGCATTGTTACCGGCTACGACCTTGACGATGGTCTGCAGGGTATGTTCGCGGTCACCGGGGTTGATGCGCTCGGGAGAATAACCGACACCGAAATCAGCACCGTACTTGAGACCGGACTTCTCTTCGAGAATGGGTACGCAGATATCTTCGGTAAGTCCGGGGTAAACAGTGGATTCGTAAACCACCACGGAACCGGCCGCCATGTTCTCGCCGACCATGGTGGAAGCTCCGACAACAGGACGCAGATCCGGGTTGCGGGCTTCGTCAATGGGAGTGGGTACGGCAACAATAATTACACCGCATTCCTTAAGACGGGAACCGTCGGTGCTGAACTCCACATAGTTGTGGAAGTCGGTCTCCAGCACTTCGTTGGTGCGGTCAAATCCTTCGTTCAATTCTTTCACGCGCTGTTCGGAAATATCAAGACCCAGCACTTTGAATTTACGGCCAAGGGCGACAGCGAGAGGCAGCCCCACATAACCGAGTCCCACCACAGCAATAGTTGTGTTCTTTGCTTCAATGTCAGAGAATTTAATCATAAACTTTTTTGTCCTTTATTTCTTAGATAACAAAATAAGCCCTTAAAACACTTGTATAATAATTCCGGCCTTAAAATTTAATAAAACAACTCTGTTTCGTTAAGGGTAGACATAATCAACCAGCACATATACATATCATTCATTATGCATATCGATTGGTCCTTTCTTCTGTC is a window of Desulfovibrio sp. JC010 DNA encoding:
- a CDS encoding nucleotide sugar dehydrogenase, producing MIKFSDIEAKNTTIAVVGLGYVGLPLAVALGRKFKVLGLDISEQRVKELNEGFDRTNEVLETDFHNYVEFSTDGSRLKECGVIIVAVPTPIDEARNPDLRPVVGASTMVGENMAAGSVVVYESTVYPGLTEDICVPILEEKSGLKYGADFGVGYSPERINPGDREHTLQTIVKVVAGNNAEVAELLDKLYSSIITAGTHRASCIKVAEAAKVIENTQRDLNIALMNELSMIFDKMDIDTLDVLEAAGTKWNFLPFRPGLVGGHCIGVDPYYLTTKAEEIGHHPQVILAGRKINDSVGKFIADTTIKQMINGDSKVKGAKVGVLGLTFKENVPDLRNTKVVDVVDELESFGVDVLIHDAYADPEEAVEEYNINTSSLDEFKDLEAVVLAVSHDEYRELDFDTIKSWFRNPENALIIDVKCFFDRKELEAAGIRHWRL